Proteins encoded by one window of Streptomyces uncialis:
- a CDS encoding class I SAM-dependent methyltransferase, whose translation MTRCRLCGSAALESVVDLGATPPCESFLAADQLDLPEPAYPLHLRVCTDCWLAQIPPLITPEETFTQYAYFSSYSTSWVEHARTYVAGTVERLGLGADAFVVEVASNDGYLLKHMVDRGVRCLGIEPSVNVGAAAREAGVPTVTEFLSPDTAAAVRAEHGPADLVVANNVYAHIPDVVGFTKGLRALVADDGWVSIEVHHLLTLIERNQYDTIYHEHFQYYTVASAIRALASGGLTLVDVELLPTHGGSIRLWARPSEAAGEPSRAVSDVLAQEKAAGLQELSGYTEFSARVAKVRRDLLRFLIEAAERGETVVGYGAPGKGNTLLNHCGVRPDLLPYTVDRNPYKHGRFTPGARIPILPPERIAADRPDYVLVLPWNLRDELVEQLSFVHTWGGRLVFPVPELSIVDAAS comes from the coding sequence ATGACACGATGCCGACTCTGCGGCTCGGCGGCGCTGGAAAGCGTCGTCGACCTGGGAGCGACCCCGCCGTGCGAGAGTTTCCTCGCCGCGGACCAACTGGACCTGCCGGAACCGGCGTACCCGCTGCACCTGCGGGTCTGCACCGACTGCTGGCTCGCGCAGATCCCTCCGCTGATCACCCCGGAGGAGACGTTCACGCAGTACGCGTACTTCTCCTCCTACTCGACGTCCTGGGTGGAGCACGCGCGCACCTACGTCGCCGGCACCGTCGAGCGGCTGGGCCTCGGCGCCGACGCCTTCGTGGTCGAGGTCGCGAGCAACGACGGCTATCTGCTGAAGCACATGGTGGACCGCGGTGTCCGCTGCCTCGGCATCGAACCGTCGGTGAACGTGGGCGCCGCGGCGCGCGAGGCGGGGGTGCCCACGGTCACGGAGTTCCTCTCCCCGGACACCGCCGCCGCCGTCCGCGCCGAACACGGCCCGGCGGACCTGGTCGTGGCCAACAACGTCTACGCGCACATCCCCGACGTGGTCGGATTCACGAAGGGGCTGCGCGCCCTGGTCGCCGACGACGGCTGGGTCTCCATCGAGGTGCACCATCTGCTGACCCTGATCGAGCGGAACCAGTACGACACGATCTACCACGAGCACTTCCAGTACTACACGGTCGCGTCCGCGATCCGGGCGCTGGCCAGCGGCGGACTCACGCTCGTGGACGTCGAACTGCTGCCCACCCACGGCGGCTCCATCCGGCTGTGGGCCAGGCCCTCCGAGGCGGCCGGCGAGCCCAGCCGGGCGGTGTCCGACGTACTGGCCCAGGAGAAGGCCGCCGGACTCCAGGAGCTGTCCGGGTACACCGAGTTCTCCGCCCGGGTGGCCAAGGTGCGCCGGGACCTCCTGCGGTTCCTCATCGAGGCGGCCGAGCGCGGCGAGACGGTCGTCGGCTACGGCGCCCCGGGCAAGGGCAACACCCTGCTCAACCACTGCGGTGTCCGGCCCGACCTGCTCCCGTACACGGTCGACCGCAACCCGTACAAGCACGGCAGGTTCACCCCGGGCGCCCGTATCCCGATCCTGCCGCCCGAGCGGATAGCCGCCGACCGGCCGGACTACGTGCTCGTCCTCCCCTGGAACTTGCGGGACGAACTGGTCGAGCAGCTGTCCTTCGTGCACACCTGGGGCGGCCGGCTGGTCTTCCCCGTTCCGGAACTGAGCATTGTCGACGCCGCGTCATGA
- a CDS encoding glycosyltransferase, which yields MHVLVVHNRYSSAQPSGENNVVDQETELLRAAGHRVGLFERRSDDIPARSLPGKAAIPLLVPWNPAVRKELATRLRAERPDVVHIHNVFPLLSPAVLAACADAGVPAVATLHNYTQVCPPGTLQRDGRPCTECVGSTPLPAVRHGCYRNSRLATVPLAVSLAVNRRRWWSGVERFFCISAAQRDVLVRSGMPSERLAVKHNFVPDPDDRRAGPGEHLLYLGRLAETKGVRLLMAAWDEITADGGVGVPLVIAGAGPLEREVTAWAAGRDDVRFAGLYDPARCRRAIARSVAVVAPSTWLEAFGLVVVEAMAAGVPVVAAGHGAFVELVEDGVTGLLHQPNDPASLASRLRRITAEPDRNREMGRAARRRYERDFSPAVGLERLVEGYRSAIAGRSGGGDGPPPAEDGSTGPRRGTRAGGDGGSR from the coding sequence ATGCATGTCCTCGTGGTGCACAACCGCTACTCCTCGGCTCAGCCGAGCGGGGAGAACAACGTCGTCGACCAGGAGACGGAGCTGCTGCGCGCGGCCGGCCACCGGGTCGGGCTGTTCGAACGGCGCAGCGACGACATCCCCGCCCGCTCCCTGCCGGGCAAGGCCGCGATACCGCTGCTGGTGCCGTGGAACCCGGCGGTCCGCAAGGAGCTCGCCACCCGGCTGCGCGCCGAGCGCCCGGACGTGGTGCACATCCACAACGTCTTCCCGCTCCTGTCGCCCGCGGTGCTGGCCGCCTGCGCCGACGCCGGTGTGCCCGCCGTCGCCACCCTGCACAACTACACCCAGGTCTGCCCGCCCGGCACGCTCCAGCGGGACGGCCGGCCGTGCACCGAGTGCGTCGGGTCGACCCCGCTGCCCGCCGTCCGGCACGGCTGCTACCGGAACTCCCGGCTGGCGACGGTGCCGCTCGCGGTCAGCCTTGCCGTCAACCGGCGGCGCTGGTGGTCCGGTGTGGAGCGGTTCTTCTGCATCTCCGCCGCGCAGCGCGATGTCCTGGTGCGGTCGGGCATGCCGTCCGAGCGGCTGGCGGTGAAGCACAACTTCGTACCCGACCCGGACGACCGGCGAGCGGGCCCCGGCGAACATCTGCTCTATCTCGGCCGGCTCGCGGAGACCAAGGGCGTACGGCTGCTCATGGCCGCGTGGGACGAGATCACCGCGGACGGCGGGGTGGGCGTGCCGCTGGTGATCGCCGGGGCGGGACCCCTGGAGCGGGAGGTGACCGCCTGGGCGGCGGGCCGGGACGATGTGCGGTTCGCCGGTCTGTACGACCCGGCGCGGTGCCGTCGGGCCATCGCGCGGTCGGTCGCCGTGGTGGCTCCCTCGACCTGGCTGGAGGCGTTCGGTCTGGTGGTCGTGGAGGCGATGGCCGCGGGCGTCCCGGTGGTCGCCGCCGGACACGGCGCCTTCGTCGAACTCGTCGAGGACGGGGTGACCGGGCTGCTGCACCAGCCGAACGACCCCGCCTCGCTCGCGTCCCGGCTGCGCCGGATCACGGCCGAGCCGGACCGCAACCGGGAGATGGGCCGGGCGGCCCGGCGCCGATACGAGCGGGACTTCAGCCCGGCCGTCGGGCTGGAGCGCCTGGTGGAGGGGTACCGCTCCGCGATCGCGGGCCGGTCGGGCGGCGGGGACGGCCCGCCGCCCGCAGAAGACGGAAGCACTGGCCCGCGACGGGGAACCCGCGCGGGCGGAGATGGGGGAAGTAGATGA
- a CDS encoding heparinase II/III family protein, with protein sequence MTMSARWYLRRLSRMGPREVGGRAGDAVRRRRWRSGVPDSPSVTGARFTSVLPAGTIAAVPPDAAKRLVAEADRLMAGHAEWFGVARDDLADPDWWYDPKTGRRAPFGYAFDVPYRSEDAVGDIKQIWEPSRHQYLTVLAAAYALTGDERYAERVAAHLRSWWAANPPLRGVHWISGIELGIRLLSWVWTRRLLDGWPGAAGLFEGNPEALHQIWHHQRWLAAFPSRGSSANNHIIAEAAGQFAAACAFDWFPSSARWRADALRSLERHLRSNTFPSGLNRELATEYHGLVLELGLAAVAEADAAEVPVPGSVRLVLLRMTDALAAVVDDRLRPPRQGDSDDGHGLIVDGAGTDRWASLLATGDAVFGRLTWWPEVTGTDVRTPLLAALIRSTPSGVTRPASRPARFADAGLTILRGPAGIWCRCDGGPHGFLSIAAHAHADALSVEVRHDGVDVLADPGTYCYHGQPEWRQYFRSTLGHNTLELDGADQSVSGGPFLWTRQARSRVLATETGETADGGVARWCAEHDGYQGSVHRRRVELTGAGQELRITDEVSGPRKAARLAFHLGPAITADLVGNRAKLTWTRDGEDRSAVLDLPGELSWRAHRGETGPPLGWYSAGFGRKEPSTTLVGTGFADGASGFTTVLGFHG encoded by the coding sequence ATGACCATGAGCGCGCGCTGGTACCTGCGGAGGCTGTCCCGGATGGGACCGCGGGAGGTCGGCGGCCGGGCGGGCGACGCGGTCCGCAGACGCCGGTGGCGGTCCGGGGTGCCCGACAGCCCGAGCGTCACGGGCGCCCGGTTCACCTCGGTGCTGCCCGCCGGGACGATCGCCGCGGTGCCGCCGGACGCCGCGAAACGTCTCGTCGCCGAGGCGGACCGGCTGATGGCCGGGCACGCCGAATGGTTCGGCGTGGCACGCGACGACCTGGCCGACCCGGACTGGTGGTACGACCCGAAGACCGGGCGCCGGGCGCCGTTCGGCTACGCCTTCGACGTGCCGTACCGCAGCGAGGACGCGGTCGGCGACATCAAGCAGATCTGGGAGCCGTCCCGGCACCAGTACCTCACCGTGCTCGCCGCCGCCTACGCGCTCACCGGGGACGAGCGGTACGCCGAGCGGGTGGCCGCGCATCTGCGGTCGTGGTGGGCGGCCAACCCGCCGCTGCGCGGGGTGCACTGGATCAGCGGTATCGAGCTGGGAATCCGGCTGCTGTCCTGGGTGTGGACCCGCCGACTTCTCGACGGCTGGCCGGGCGCGGCCGGGCTGTTCGAGGGCAACCCGGAGGCCCTCCACCAGATCTGGCACCACCAGCGCTGGCTGGCCGCCTTCCCCAGCCGCGGGTCCTCGGCGAACAACCACATCATCGCGGAGGCCGCCGGACAGTTCGCCGCGGCGTGCGCGTTCGACTGGTTCCCCTCCTCGGCGCGCTGGCGGGCCGACGCGCTGCGGTCCCTGGAGCGGCACCTGCGGAGCAACACCTTCCCCTCCGGCCTCAACCGCGAGCTGGCCACCGAGTACCACGGCCTCGTGCTCGAACTCGGGCTGGCCGCGGTGGCCGAGGCGGATGCCGCCGAGGTGCCGGTCCCCGGCTCCGTCCGGCTGGTGCTGCTGCGGATGACCGACGCGCTCGCGGCCGTCGTGGACGACCGGCTCCGGCCGCCGCGCCAGGGGGACTCGGACGACGGCCACGGTCTGATCGTGGACGGCGCGGGCACCGACCGCTGGGCGTCGCTGCTGGCCACCGGGGACGCCGTGTTCGGCCGGCTCACCTGGTGGCCGGAGGTGACGGGCACCGATGTGCGCACCCCGCTGCTGGCCGCGCTCATCCGGTCCACGCCGTCGGGGGTGACCCGCCCGGCCAGCCGGCCGGCCCGCTTCGCCGACGCGGGACTCACCATCCTGCGCGGTCCGGCGGGGATCTGGTGCCGCTGCGACGGCGGTCCGCACGGCTTCCTGTCCATCGCCGCGCACGCCCACGCGGACGCGCTGTCCGTGGAGGTCCGGCACGACGGGGTCGACGTACTCGCCGACCCGGGGACGTACTGCTACCACGGACAGCCCGAGTGGCGTCAGTACTTCCGGTCCACCCTCGGCCACAACACCCTGGAGCTGGACGGCGCCGACCAGTCCGTCTCCGGCGGCCCGTTCCTGTGGACCCGGCAGGCCCGCAGCCGGGTCCTGGCCACGGAGACCGGGGAGACGGCCGACGGGGGCGTGGCCCGCTGGTGCGCCGAGCACGACGGATACCAGGGCTCCGTGCACCGCCGCCGGGTGGAGCTGACCGGGGCGGGCCAGGAACTGCGGATCACCGACGAGGTGAGCGGCCCGCGCAAGGCGGCGCGGCTGGCGTTCCACCTCGGGCCCGCGATCACCGCGGACCTGGTGGGCAACCGGGCAAAGCTCACCTGGACCCGGGACGGTGAGGACCGCTCCGCGGTGCTCGACCTGCCCGGGGAGCTGAGCTGGCGGGCGCATCGCGGCGAGACCGGCCCGCCGCTCGGCTGGTACTCCGCCGGATTCGGGCGCAAGGAACCCAGCACCACGCTCGTCGGCACCGGATTCGCCGACGGCGCGAGCGGGTTCACCACCGTCCTCGGATTCCACGGCTAG
- a CDS encoding right-handed parallel beta-helix repeat-containing protein — protein MGIKWRNWALPVVAPALLASGCVSAPVAPAEPSAAPSASVARPVARVCAKPAAGPAQAPAGAATVDPAVVGDLAAKTRTSPAHTTFWLRPGKHGLGPDRFSQVVPKKGNRYLGAPGAVLDGRRTNQYAFGGDAQDVTIRHLTVQGFVAPHDEGVVNHDSADGWVIEHTKIQHNSGAGLMAGARQQVRASCLRGNGQYGMNAYKGAGQVKGLVVEGNEIVANNTDGWERRRPGCGCTGGVKFWAVDGADIRGNWVHDNRGPGLWVDTNNNDFRIEDNVLDANDGAALIYETSYNAVIRNNTIRRNNWVEGRRNAERGDNFPFATVYLSESGGEPRVPARTNKIEIYRNVLEDNWSGITLWENADRFCNSPANTSSGDCTLLVRDTDRCARPGIATAPLHADCRWRTQRVDIHHNRFVLDTSVVGCTAKCDRMAVLANYGTYPDWSPYQGDQVSEAITLKQHNRWHHNVYVGPWEFVAHDPSRVLDFGQWQSAPYQQDADSTLDPRAGG, from the coding sequence GTGGGGATCAAGTGGCGGAACTGGGCGTTACCGGTGGTGGCACCGGCCCTGCTGGCGAGCGGCTGCGTGAGCGCACCGGTCGCCCCGGCGGAGCCGTCCGCCGCGCCGTCCGCGTCCGTGGCCCGGCCCGTGGCCCGGGTGTGCGCCAAGCCCGCGGCGGGACCGGCGCAGGCACCGGCGGGCGCGGCGACCGTCGACCCCGCGGTGGTCGGTGACCTGGCCGCGAAGACCCGGACCAGCCCCGCGCACACCACGTTCTGGCTCCGGCCCGGCAAGCACGGGCTCGGGCCGGACCGCTTCTCCCAGGTCGTCCCCAAGAAGGGCAACCGCTACCTCGGCGCGCCCGGAGCGGTGCTCGACGGCCGCAGGACCAACCAGTACGCGTTCGGCGGTGACGCCCAGGACGTCACCATCCGCCATCTGACCGTCCAGGGTTTCGTCGCACCGCACGACGAAGGTGTGGTCAACCACGACTCGGCCGACGGCTGGGTGATCGAGCACACGAAGATTCAGCACAACTCCGGCGCCGGGCTGATGGCCGGTGCCCGCCAGCAGGTCCGTGCCAGCTGTCTGCGCGGCAACGGCCAGTACGGCATGAACGCGTACAAGGGCGCCGGTCAGGTCAAGGGCCTGGTCGTCGAGGGCAACGAGATCGTGGCCAACAACACCGACGGCTGGGAGCGGCGACGGCCCGGCTGCGGCTGCACCGGAGGCGTGAAGTTCTGGGCCGTCGACGGCGCCGACATACGCGGCAACTGGGTCCACGACAACCGCGGACCCGGGCTCTGGGTGGACACCAACAACAACGACTTCCGTATCGAGGACAACGTCCTCGACGCCAACGACGGCGCCGCCCTGATCTACGAGACCAGCTACAACGCGGTCATCCGGAACAACACCATCCGGCGCAACAACTGGGTCGAGGGCCGCCGGAACGCCGAGCGCGGCGACAACTTCCCCTTCGCGACCGTCTATCTGTCCGAGTCCGGCGGCGAACCACGTGTCCCGGCCCGCACGAACAAGATCGAGATCTACCGGAACGTGCTGGAGGACAACTGGTCCGGGATCACCCTGTGGGAGAACGCCGACCGGTTCTGCAACAGCCCCGCCAACACCTCCTCCGGCGACTGCACGCTGCTGGTGCGGGACACCGACCGCTGCGCCCGGCCGGGGATCGCCACCGCACCGCTCCACGCCGACTGCCGGTGGCGGACCCAGCGGGTGGACATCCACCACAACCGCTTCGTGCTGGACACCTCCGTCGTCGGATGCACGGCGAAGTGCGACCGCATGGCGGTGCTGGCCAACTACGGCACCTACCCGGACTGGTCGCCGTACCAGGGCGACCAGGTGTCCGAGGCGATCACTCTCAAGCAGCACAACCGCTGGCACCACAACGTGTACGTCGGACCCTGGGAGTTCGTCGCCCACGACCCGAGCCGGGTCCTCGACTTCGGGCAGTGGCAGTCCGCGCCCTACCAGCAGGACGCGGACAGCACCCTCGACCCACGGGCCGGTGGTTGA
- a CDS encoding O-antigen ligase domain-containing protein, translating to MAGNPRHDGTPGGPGATGTRPGSTGTLPGAEPRPGTPKAVGIVWGLLVLNTLGSAGAKTIVPLPRSLIQMVTMGALVAAFALALALNLRLRVRPGAYVSLLTLLLVPSVISSAYLESGFGALFRCTRLALFVGTLWLLSRWWDGGLTFVRHHIRIYFAVLGSVAAGAAVSPGAAMPELYGGRLVGALWPLTPPQIGQYAAVIIGLTVLLLVGRRTDRASAAVVIVLSFVLLALTHTRTATLGLLIGLTLAIGSLVMTSAAARRFFAWAVLIAVVAAVAFNSALQAWFLRGQSQENFSNLTGRAKVWDALLAAPRTGSEQLFGVGLGDKSYGGLPIDNSWLAVYHEQGLTGTALVVAVFVVLGGVALLRPPSLHRACAIFLISYCAIASYTEAGLGDASPYLLHLAVAASLLAAPAATAPPPTPAVPRRRLPGRARGSEVT from the coding sequence ATGGCCGGGAACCCGCGGCACGACGGGACACCGGGCGGACCCGGCGCGACGGGCACGCGCCCCGGCTCGACGGGCACGCTGCCCGGTGCCGAACCACGCCCCGGCACACCGAAGGCCGTCGGGATCGTCTGGGGACTGCTGGTCCTCAACACACTCGGCTCCGCCGGGGCCAAGACCATCGTCCCGCTGCCCCGCTCCCTCATCCAGATGGTCACCATGGGCGCGCTGGTCGCCGCGTTCGCCCTGGCCCTCGCACTCAACCTCCGGCTGCGCGTGCGGCCCGGCGCCTATGTGTCCCTGCTGACCCTGCTGCTGGTGCCGAGCGTGATCTCCAGCGCGTATCTGGAGTCCGGGTTCGGCGCGCTGTTCCGCTGCACCCGGCTGGCGCTCTTCGTCGGCACGCTGTGGCTGCTCAGCCGCTGGTGGGACGGCGGCCTGACGTTCGTCCGGCATCACATCCGGATCTACTTCGCGGTGCTCGGATCGGTGGCCGCGGGCGCGGCCGTCTCGCCGGGCGCGGCCATGCCCGAGCTCTACGGCGGACGGCTGGTCGGCGCGTTGTGGCCGCTCACCCCGCCGCAGATCGGACAGTACGCCGCGGTGATCATCGGGCTCACCGTGCTGCTCCTCGTCGGCCGCCGGACCGACAGGGCGAGTGCCGCGGTCGTCATCGTGCTGTCGTTCGTCCTGCTCGCGCTGACCCATACCCGTACGGCCACCCTCGGACTGCTCATCGGGCTGACGCTGGCGATCGGCTCGCTCGTCATGACCAGCGCCGCCGCCCGCCGGTTCTTCGCCTGGGCGGTGCTGATCGCCGTGGTGGCCGCGGTGGCGTTCAACTCCGCTCTCCAGGCGTGGTTCCTGCGCGGCCAGAGCCAGGAGAACTTCTCCAACCTCACCGGCCGGGCCAAGGTCTGGGACGCCTTGCTGGCAGCCCCCCGGACCGGCTCGGAGCAGCTGTTCGGCGTGGGCCTGGGCGACAAGTCGTACGGCGGACTGCCGATCGACAACAGCTGGCTGGCCGTCTACCACGAGCAGGGACTCACCGGCACGGCCCTCGTGGTGGCGGTCTTCGTCGTGCTGGGCGGTGTCGCGCTGCTGCGGCCACCGTCGTTGCACCGGGCCTGCGCGATCTTCCTGATCAGCTACTGCGCCATCGCGTCGTACACCGAGGCGGGGCTGGGCGACGCCTCGCCGTATCTGCTGCATCTGGCCGTGGCCGCCTCCCTGCTGGCGGCACCCGCCGCGACCGCGCCGCCCCCGACCCCCGCAGTACCCCGACGACGTCTCCCGGGCCGGGCCCGGGGATCGGAGGTGACCTGA
- a CDS encoding glycosyltransferase family protein, with protein MKVVLFCGGYGMRMRDGAADDIPKPMAMVGPRPLIWHVMRYYAHFGHTEFILCLGYGAHHIKDYFLNYEETTSNDFVLRGGRTELLSTDIASWTITFVQTGIESPIGERLRRVRHHLDGDEMFLANYADVLTDAPLPEMIDRFARRDAGASMTVVPPQSSFHCVELGDNGLVGGITAVSELPLWENGGYFVLRQEVFDHIPENGDLVADGCAELAKRGRLVAYQHRGFWKPTDTVKERAALDTAYTRGDRPWAVWERDGAGTYQHSGGGTVTA; from the coding sequence ATGAAGGTCGTACTGTTCTGCGGCGGCTACGGGATGCGCATGCGCGACGGAGCCGCGGACGACATACCCAAACCGATGGCGATGGTCGGCCCACGCCCGCTGATCTGGCACGTCATGCGCTACTACGCGCACTTCGGGCACACGGAGTTCATCCTGTGCCTCGGCTACGGCGCCCACCACATCAAGGACTACTTCCTCAACTACGAGGAGACGACGTCCAACGACTTCGTCCTGCGGGGCGGGCGCACCGAACTGCTGTCCACCGACATCGCCTCCTGGACGATCACCTTCGTGCAGACCGGCATCGAGTCACCGATCGGGGAGCGGCTGCGCCGGGTGCGGCACCATCTGGACGGCGACGAGATGTTCCTCGCCAACTACGCCGATGTGCTCACCGACGCCCCGCTGCCCGAGATGATCGACCGGTTCGCCCGGCGCGACGCCGGCGCGTCGATGACGGTCGTGCCGCCGCAGTCCTCGTTCCACTGCGTGGAACTGGGCGACAACGGCCTCGTAGGAGGCATCACCGCGGTCAGCGAACTGCCGCTGTGGGAGAACGGCGGCTACTTCGTGCTCCGTCAGGAGGTCTTCGACCACATCCCGGAGAACGGGGACCTGGTCGCCGACGGATGCGCCGAACTGGCCAAGCGCGGGCGGCTGGTGGCGTACCAGCACCGCGGCTTCTGGAAGCCGACCGACACGGTGAAGGAGCGGGCCGCGCTCGACACCGCGTACACCCGGGGCGACCGCCCGTGGGCCGTATGGGAACGGGACGGCGCGGGGACCTACCAGCACAGCGGCGGCGGAACGGTGACCGCGTGA
- a CDS encoding PIG-L deacetylase family protein, translated as MIRLGAGRLDRVVAVGAHCDDIAIGAGGTLLTMCLARPDLRVDALVLSGGGGEREREERAALAAFCPGADLRLTVLKLPDGRLPTHWDEAKTAVEELRERTEPDLVLAPRTEDAHQDHRVLAKLMTTAFRDHLVLGYEIVKWDGDLGRPTAYQPLSPDTAERKVRLLQEHYPSQRHRPWYDREAFLGLARIRGIECHTRYAEAFAATKLTLDLGE; from the coding sequence GTGATACGGCTCGGGGCGGGACGCCTGGACCGCGTGGTCGCGGTGGGCGCGCACTGCGACGACATCGCCATCGGCGCGGGCGGCACCCTGCTGACGATGTGCCTCGCGCGTCCGGACCTCCGCGTCGACGCGCTGGTGCTCTCCGGCGGTGGCGGCGAGCGGGAACGGGAGGAGCGCGCCGCGCTCGCCGCCTTCTGCCCCGGCGCCGATCTGCGGCTGACCGTGCTCAAGCTGCCGGACGGCCGGCTGCCGACCCACTGGGACGAGGCCAAGACCGCCGTCGAGGAACTGCGCGAGCGCACCGAACCGGACCTCGTACTGGCCCCGCGCACCGAGGACGCGCACCAGGACCACCGCGTCCTGGCGAAGCTCATGACCACCGCGTTCCGCGACCACCTCGTACTCGGCTACGAGATCGTCAAATGGGACGGCGACCTCGGCCGCCCGACGGCGTACCAGCCGCTGTCACCCGACACCGCCGAACGCAAGGTGCGGCTGCTCCAGGAGCACTACCCCTCGCAGCGGCACCGGCCCTGGTACGACCGGGAGGCCTTCCTGGGCCTCGCACGCATCCGCGGAATCGAATGCCACACGCGCTACGCCGAGGCCTTCGCCGCCACCAAACTCACTCTCGACCTGGGGGAATGA